A single genomic interval of Osmia lignaria lignaria isolate PbOS001 chromosome 9, iyOsmLign1, whole genome shotgun sequence harbors:
- the Y-e3 gene encoding yellow-e3, with protein sequence MEIITLLRFHSKMRLCWTILFLIIFDARAHEKLKIIYSWKALEFLFPNQFAKEVAIKNGEFIPGAPVPIDVDVYNGGHQSTVFVAIPRFQKGVPVTLGYVTDKVSTDGNPLIAPFPNWEYNAIGNCDMITSVYRMQIDQCDRLWVLDTGVVEETKVCPPKLHVFSLRKGTLITRYTFPRDHYKEDSLHVTVAVDVRNPEHDCKDTFAYIADVTGFALIVYDHRNSRSWKINNNLFYPYPPHGTFNIKDVTFDLMDGILGLAVGPLRNDDRILYFHSLASRVESRVSTSVIRNYTLFRDNPEAAARSFIAYEGERASQSVAQAMDRRGVLFFGLLSDLAIGCWNSKHFPNYGGPNNEILVTDSETLQFPSGLKIIISKKGKQELWVLSASFQKYMSGSLHSNETNFIIQAGFVDELVRGTKCDVSALDSRGFQFPK encoded by the exons ATGGAAATAATAACTCTATTGCGATTTCATTCGAAAATGAGGCTTTGCTGGACGATTTTATTCTTGATAATCTTTGATGCAAGAGCGCATGAAAAGCTGAAGATTATATACTCTTGGAAGgctttggaatttttatttccaaaccAGTTTGCCAAAGAAGTGGCAATTAAAAATGGAGAGTTTATACCCGGCGCACCAGTGCCCATCGACGTTGACGTCTACAATGGAG GGCACCAGTCGACGGTGTTCGTCGCAATTCCAAGATTTCAAAAAGGGGTGCCAGTGACTTTGGGCTACGTTACTGACAAGGTATCTACAGATGGCAACCCTTTAATCGCACCCTTTCCAAATTGGGAGTACAACGCCATAGGGAACTGTGATATGATCACCAGTGTCTACAGAATGCAG ATAGACCAATGCGATCGTTTATGGGTCCTCGACACCGGAGTAGTGGAGGAGACAAAAGTCTGCCCACCAAAATTACACGTGTTTTCCTTACGCAAAGGCACGCTGATCACTCGCTATACCTTTCCTCGTGATCATTACAAAGAAGATTCTTTGCACGTAACCGTGGCTGTCGACGTTCGCAATCCGGAACACGACTGCAAAGACACGTTTGCTTACATCGCCGATGTGACCGGATTCGCATTGATCGTCTACGATCATCGTAATTCGCGATCTTGGAAGATCAACAACAATTTGTTTTATCCATACCCACCTCACGGTACTTTCAATATCAAGGATGTGACGTTCGATCTTATGGATGGGATCCTGGGTCTGGCGGTGGGTCCCCTTCGAAACGACGACAGGAtactttattttcattctctggCCAGCAGGGTCGAGTCACGGGTGTCTACTTCTGTAATTAG GAATTATACACTGTTTCGTGACAATCCCGAGGCTGCAGCGAGGTCGTTCATCGCGTATGAAGGAGAACGAGCATCGCAATCGGTGGCTCAGGCTATGGATCGTCGTGGAGTACTTTTCTTTGGTCTTCTATCTGATCTAGCGATTGGTTGTTGGAACAGCAAGCATTTTCCTAATTATGGAGGTCCTAATAACGAGATACTTGTTACCGATTCGGAAACATTGCAATTTCCATCAGGTTTGAAG ATCatcatctcgaagaaaggaaaaCAAGAATTATGGGTCCTCTCAGCGTCCTTTCAAAAATACATGAGTGGTTCGTTACATAGTAATGAAACGAACTTTATAATTCAAGCTGGTTTCGTGGACGAACTGGTTCGTGGTACCAAATGTGACGTGTCTGCTTTGGATAGTAGAGGCTTTCAATTTCCGAAATGA
- the Mrjp9 gene encoding major royal jelly protein 9, translating to MKASWLLLLCFAAVSFQNAVAVSKKEAMKVIKEWKYMDYKYDSEEQKQSAINSGEYNYKNCFPIDVDRWNGKTFVTVIRDEGVPSSLNTVSKEMGKGGPLLTPYPDWSWASTSSCNNIISVYRVAIDRCDRLWVLDTGVKGSDRICPAKLLIFYLPTSKLIKRVTIPDNIAMNTTTGQGLLVTPVVQTFGRGCQKTFVYISDVEGHGLIFYDGSSFRRITSTALDYDPKATVYTIQKESFTLQDGPVGMALSPISGNIYYSPMSSFNLDSVNTRSIVESGGTDVWFKEYKNILWTQSSAKAMSDTGILFFGLVNNTSIGCWNEYRQLRRPNIDVVALNEENLQFTSGLKVKSCAGREELYAMTNRYQKIATGSINFNQINFRILKGDVFTLIQNTRCQPERYRYY from the exons ATGAAGGCGTCCTGGTTGCTGCTATTATGTTTCGCTGCAGTTTCTTTCCAAAATGCAGTTGCAGTTTCAAAGAAAGAAGCTATGAAAGTGATAAAGGAATGGAAGTACATGGATTACAAATACGACAGTGAAGAACAGAAACAGTCTGCCATAAACTCCGGCGAATACAATTACAAAAATTGCTTTCCCATAGATGTTGATCGATGGAATGGTAAAACTTTCGTCACCGTCATCAGAGACGAAGGTGTGCCCTCATCTTTGAACACCGTATCGAAGGAAATGGGTAAGGGTGGTCCACTACTCACCCCATACCCTGATTGGAGTTGGGCTAGTACTAGCAGTTGCAACAATATTATAAGCGTTTACAGAGTTGCG ATCGACAGGTGCGATAGACTATGGGTCCTGGACACAGGAGTAAAGGGCTCGGACAGAATATGTCCTGCGAAATTGCTCATCTTCTATTTGCCAACTTCAAAATTGATAAAAAGGGTCACAATACCTGATAACATCGCGATGAACACAACGACGGGACAAGGTCTCTTAGTAACACCAGTCGTTCAAACTTTCGGACGTGGCTgccagaaaacattt GTCTATATATCAGACGTCGAAGGCCACGGTTTAATATTCTACGATGGTTCATCTTTCCGTCGAATAACATCGACTGCTTTGGATTACGATCCGAAAGCCACGGTTTACACGATTCAAAAAGAAAGTTTCACATTGCAAGATGGTCCTGTAGGAATGGCCTTATCCCCTATTTCCGGGAATATTTACTACAGTCCAATGTCCAGCTTTAATTTGGACAGCGTTAACACTCGGTCCATCGTTGAATCAGGGGGGACTGACGTGTGGTTCAAAGA gtacaaaaatattttgtgGACTCAATCGAGTGCTAAAGCAATGTCAGACACTGGAATTCTGTTCTTTGGACTTGTCAATAATACTTCCATCGGTTGCTGGAACGAATACAGGCAACTTAGAAGACCAAACATT GATGTGGTTGCCCTTAATGAAGAGAATCTCCAATTCACCAGCGGTTTGAAAGTTAAGAGCTGTGCCGGAAGAGAAGAATTATATGCGATGACTAATAGATACCAAAAAATCGCGACTGGAAGTATAAATTTCAACCAGATTAATTTCCGAATATTGAAAGGAGACGTGTTTACTTTAATCCAGAACACTCGTTGCCAACCAGAACGTTATCGATACTATTAG
- the Y-h gene encoding yellow-h isoform X1: MKEYKLLRRSTMRKRKGIESKPGTLVLPDNCWISSDTPKQTNNYAYVSPSNQFAYTWDNSNSKRQHECVNWKVHGKYSSSNDGMGNVKPWLLSMCLLSLQQFAIQPGSNALSRDLETSTEKSVPPTYRSSLKNYKTLISSHDELPGHITCISPKPEENVLDTLSTTPEYNNHLYGSTPDSSEYFLSNFDRSKFRPRPSGRNLNMFKNDPQLLNQLETHGLNYDPGRGQVEDDYVGPAMELIFAWSTIDYTYDSIEARDSAIFVGDFIAENNLPLGLEIWKNKVFITLPKWKDGIPVTLAYVPKNSKTKSPKLRPYPDWGWHQPGNCEGLTSVFRVQVDECDRLWVLDSGKVDVAMGGKQVCPPAIFIFDLNTDTLIRKYILPEDQVKEDSLYTNIVVDIRNEDCNSAVAYASDVFRYGLLVYDFFKDSSFRFQHHYFYPDPLASKYELHGVKFQWTDGIFGIALSPVDIHNDRTLFFHPMSSFREFAVSTSILRDKKTVEDNTDYFMPIGRPRAKDYGHSSGSVVDRNGVMFFNMVTRDSVWCWDTRKEYIPQNLGVIGTSNLSLVFPNDIKVDHEYDQNVWLLSNRLATYLYGSVDSSKVNYRVFKANAKEAIKDTVCDPNHVVFSSEHGYDETC, translated from the exons ATGAAGGAATACAAATTGTTAAG GCGTTCAACGATGCGAAAAAGGAAAGGTATCGAATCGAAGCCAGGAACACTTGTCTTGCCAGACAATTGTTGGATATCCTCAGACACTCCTAAACAGACGAATAATTATGCTTATGTCTCTCCTAGCAATCAATTCGCTTACACCTGGGACAATTCTAATTCAAAGCGCCAACATGAATGCGTTAATTGGAAGGTACATGGGAAATATAGTTCTTCTAACGATG GTATGGGGAACGTTAAGCCATGGTTACTATCCATGTGCCTTCTCAGTTTGCAGCAGTTTGCCATTCAGCCTGGTAGCAATGCGCTTTCACGTGATCTTGAAACATCTACAGAGAAAAGTGTACCTCCGACTTATCGATCA TCTCTAAAGAATTACAAGACTCTGATATCGAGTCACGACGAACTTCCCGGTCACATAACTTGCATCTCGCCTAAACCAGAGGAAAATGTATTGGACACGTTGTCCACCACTCCTGAATACAACAATCATCTGTACGGTTCGACGCCAGATTCGAGCGAGTATTTTCTAAGCAACTTCGACAGAAGTAAATTTCGTCCAAGACCATCTGGAAGGAATTTGAACATGTTCAAGAACGATCCTCAATTGTTGAATCAGCTTGAAACTCATGGACTGAACTATGACCCTGGTCGAGGACAAGTGGAGGATGATTACGTTGGTCCTGCCATGGAGcta ATTTTTGCTTGGTCCACTATCGATTATACGTACGACAGTATCGAGGCTAGGGATTCGGCCATCTTCGTCGGAGATTTCATCGCGGAGAATAATCTACCTCTTGGCCTTGAGATTTGGAAGAACAAGGTCTTCATCACGCTTCCAAAATGGAAAGATGGAATTCCAGTTACGTTGGCCTATGTTCCTAAGAACTCGAAGACGAAGAGTCCAAAGTTGAGACCCTATCCGGACTGGGGATGGCATCAGCCAG GTAACTGCGAGGGTTTAACATCGGTCTTCAGGGTCCAAGTCGACGAGTGTGATCGCCTCTGGGTGCTGGACTCCGGCAAGGTGGACGTAGCAATGGGTGGGAAACAAGTCTGTCCTCCGGCCATCTTCATCTTCGATCTGAACACAGACACTTTAATCAGGAAGTACATTCTACCGGAAGATCAAGTGAAAGAAGATTCTTTATACACAAACATCGTCGTTGACATCAGGAATGAAGACTGTAATTCAGCAGTGGCCTACGCCTCCGATGTCTTCAGATACGGACTACTAGTCTACGACTTCTTCAAGGACTCCTCCTTCAGATTTCAACACCACTATTTCTACCCAGATCCCTTGGCCTCCAAATACGAGCTCCATGGTGTGAAATTCCAATGGACAGACGGTATCTTCGGAATCGCTTTGAGTCCTGTGGACATCCACAACGACAGGACCTTGTTTTTCCATCCCATGTCCAGTTTCCGCGAGTTTGCGGTCTCCACATCTATCCTGAGGGACAAGAAAACGGTCGAAGACAACACGGATTACTTCATGCCCATTGGCAGACCCAGAGCCAAGGACTACGGCCATTCTTCAGGGTCTGTGGTAGACAGGAACGGTGTGATGTTCTTCAACATGGTCACCAGAGACTCTGTCTGGTGCTGGGACACCAGGAAGGAATATATCCCTCAGAACCTTGGTGTCATTGGCACCAGTAATTTATCTTTAGTCTTTCCAAACGATATCAAGGTCGATCATGAATACGATCAAAATGTCTGGTTACTTTCTAACAGACTGGCCACGTATCTTTATGGAAGCGTGGATAGCAGCAAGGTTAATTACAGAGTGTTCAAGGCTAATGCCAAAGAAGCTATCAAGGATACTGTATGCGATCCTAATCACGTGGTGTTTAGTTCTGAACACGGTTACGACGAGACATGCTGA
- the LOC117604731 gene encoding dopaminechrome tautomerase, whose amino-acid sequence MRILVFVLLAGFSSAEVLQTIAQWPLMDFALPYDRGFLNQYRPENVVPTGIEIGWDKIFVTIPRLRAGVPSTLNYIPRNLPLESSPQLQAYPSWDWHSAGKGDLNCSKLISVYRSRLDRCNRLWVLDSGVMTSIDDFMPVCMPKIMVFDLQTDQLVRQYTFPREVLRPNTLLTNLIIDDVSATTCDDVFIYMSDTVGPGILVFDGATDRSWRVMHASMYPHPDYSMYRIGSDTFELMDGVVGLAFSAKQGLVYYQPLATDRLFSVPSTALQAGPPAFGEQLPVTLVGRKSSQGLALVVDPRDDTILFSPLTEVAIAAWQPQTNRQRILAYSPEKLQFVAEIRWADHDKGNFWIMSTRFQKFFRKEVNVRDINIRIMRLTPVQLPLKHAILNSYTQSSFPLNFYNNTLGF is encoded by the exons ATGAG GATCTTAGTTTTCGTCCTCCTAGCAGGGTTTTCCTCCGCAGAGGTTCTCCAAACCATAGCTCAATGGCCTCTGATGGACTTCGCCCTACCCTACGATCGAGGATTTCTAAATCAATATCGTCCCGAAAACGTAGTACCTACTGGGATTGAAATCGGTTGGGATAAGATCTTCGTCACCATTCCAAGGTTAAGAGCTGGGGTACCATCGACCTTGAACTATATCCCGAGGAATCTTCCGCTAGAAAGTAGCCCGCAACTTCAAGCGTATCCATCATGGGACTGGCACAGCGCTGGAAAGGGAGACTTGAATTGTTCGAAGCTGATCTCTGTCTACAGATCGAGGCTAGACAGGTGTAATAGATTGTGGGTGCTGGATAGTGGTGTAATGACGTCGATCGATGACTTCATGCCGGTTTGTATGCCGAAAATTATGGTGTTCGACTTGCAAACTGACCAATTGGTGCGACAGTACACCTTTCCACGAGAG GTACTAAGGCCCAACACGTTACTGACGAATCTGATCATCGACGATGTATCAGCAACCACCTGTGACGATGTGTTTATTTATATGAGCGACACCGTAGGACCTG GTATATTGGTATTTGATGGAGCTACTGATAGGAGTTGGCGAGTGATGCACGCCTCCATGTATCCACATCCAGATTATTCCATGTACAGG ATTGGCAGTGACACGTTTGAACTGATGGATGGGGTGGTCGGCTTAGCTTTTTCCGCAAAACAGGGGTTGGTTTATTACCAACCCCTGGCGACGGATCGTCTGTTCAGCGTACCAAGCACTGCCCTTCAAGCTGGTCCTCCAGCATTTGGAGAACAATTACCAGTGACCTTGGTAGGAAGAAAATCGAGTCAAGGTCTCGCGTTGGTCGTCGACCCTCGAGATGATACAATTCTCTTTTCACCATTAACCGAAGTGGCAATTGCTGCCTGGCAACCGCAAACCAATCGACAAAG AATCTTGGCATACAGTCCAGAGAAGCTGCAATTCGTGGCGGAAATTCGATGGGCTGATCACGATAAAGGTAATTTTTGGATAATGAGCACCAGGTTCCAGAAGTTCTTCCGAAAAGAGGTCAACGTCCGCGATATCAACATACGAATCATGAGGCTAACGCCTGTGCAACTTCCATTGAAACACGCGATTCTTAATTCGTACACTCAATCGTCGTTTcccttaaatttttataacaacACATTAGGGTTCTAA
- the yellow-g2 gene encoding L-dopachrome tautomerase yellow-g2 — MFFKEKFLSASALIVSLLVVDVVATFDITLNSNVQWTAGTFQWPCPTTKNMFKSSGRYIPKNVIATRAAIFNDDAIVALPRYKPGVPATLAKIQKDEASCEATLVPYPCWSLQEEGTCTALQNVVDLYLDPRNILWVLDTGVVNTLDQPLRNCPPKVLAINVSTGKLVKTVELTGLTTSTSRLQYVVADYSPDGRVFIYVSDAASRAILVYDVTSGRGYRVVLPQAVTIGCTRRDVLYLALLRRSDGSTCLVFTYLSSSRMFSVRTEHLRNGSANGRIHDLGQKAKKMIFLGTDNGSALFFRYEGEPDIYRWDATAQFNPQCFQLVYTSNECFLATHVVADYKRGRMRVLESNFPDYMQDTVGCGANQALNLM, encoded by the exons atgttttttaaagaaaaatttctctccGCATCCGCGTTGATAGTCAGCCTCTTGGTGGTTGACGTTGTagcaacatttgatataacattgaATAGTAACGTTCAATGGACAGCTGGAACCTTCCAGTGGCCATGTCCAACCACGAAGAACATGTTCAAAAGCAGTGGACGATACATTCCTAAGAATGTGATAGCTACCAGAGCTGCCATTTTCAACGACGACGCTATTGTAGCTTTACCCAg GTACAAGCCAGGAGTGCCAGCAACCTTGGCGAAAATCCAAAAGGATGAAGCAAGTTGTGAAGCAACACTGGTACCATACCCTTGCTGGTCTCTTCAGGAAGAAGGAACGTGCACCGCTTTGCAGAACGTCGTTGATTTGTATTTGGATCCTAGGAATATTCTCTGGGTGTTGGATACGGGGGTGGTGAACACTTTGGACCAACCTCTACGCAATTGTCCACCCAAAGTGCTCGCTATTAATGTCAGCACTGGCAAG CTGGTTAAGACGGTAGAACTCACCGGTCTGACCACGTCCACATCTCGATTGCAATACGTGGTAGCGGACTACAGCCCAGACGGCAGGGTCTTCATCTACGTATCCGACGCCGCGTCAAGGGCGATCCTCGTGTACGATGTTACTTCCGGTCGTGGTTACCGCGTCGTTTTACCCCAAGCCGTCACTATAGGCTGCACCAGAAGGGACGTCTTGTACCTGGCACTTCTTCGACGCTCAGACGGAAGTACTTGCTTAGTGTTCACCTACCTAAGCAGCAGTCGTATGTTCTCAGTGAGAACGGAACATCTTCGAAACGGTTCGGCAAACGGAAGAATCCACGATCTTGGACAAAAAGCAAAGAAGATGATCTTCTTAGGCACGGACAATGGCAGCGCTCTTTTCTTCCGGTACGAAGGAGAGCCGGACATCTACAGATGGGACGCGACTGCCCAATTCAATCCGCAATGTTTCCAATTGGTTTATACCAGTAACGAATGTTTCCTGGCTACTCACGTGGTGGCTGATTATAAGAGAGGAAGGATGAGGGTTCTGGAGTCGAATTTCCCTGATTACATGCAGGACACCGTGGGATGCGGTGCCAATCAAGCCCTTAATCTCATGTAA
- the Y-h gene encoding yellow-h isoform X2 — MRKRKGIESKPGTLVLPDNCWISSDTPKQTNNYAYVSPSNQFAYTWDNSNSKRQHECVNWKVHGKYSSSNDGMGNVKPWLLSMCLLSLQQFAIQPGSNALSRDLETSTEKSVPPTYRSSLKNYKTLISSHDELPGHITCISPKPEENVLDTLSTTPEYNNHLYGSTPDSSEYFLSNFDRSKFRPRPSGRNLNMFKNDPQLLNQLETHGLNYDPGRGQVEDDYVGPAMELIFAWSTIDYTYDSIEARDSAIFVGDFIAENNLPLGLEIWKNKVFITLPKWKDGIPVTLAYVPKNSKTKSPKLRPYPDWGWHQPGNCEGLTSVFRVQVDECDRLWVLDSGKVDVAMGGKQVCPPAIFIFDLNTDTLIRKYILPEDQVKEDSLYTNIVVDIRNEDCNSAVAYASDVFRYGLLVYDFFKDSSFRFQHHYFYPDPLASKYELHGVKFQWTDGIFGIALSPVDIHNDRTLFFHPMSSFREFAVSTSILRDKKTVEDNTDYFMPIGRPRAKDYGHSSGSVVDRNGVMFFNMVTRDSVWCWDTRKEYIPQNLGVIGTSNLSLVFPNDIKVDHEYDQNVWLLSNRLATYLYGSVDSSKVNYRVFKANAKEAIKDTVCDPNHVVFSSEHGYDETC, encoded by the exons ATGCGAAAAAGGAAAGGTATCGAATCGAAGCCAGGAACACTTGTCTTGCCAGACAATTGTTGGATATCCTCAGACACTCCTAAACAGACGAATAATTATGCTTATGTCTCTCCTAGCAATCAATTCGCTTACACCTGGGACAATTCTAATTCAAAGCGCCAACATGAATGCGTTAATTGGAAGGTACATGGGAAATATAGTTCTTCTAACGATG GTATGGGGAACGTTAAGCCATGGTTACTATCCATGTGCCTTCTCAGTTTGCAGCAGTTTGCCATTCAGCCTGGTAGCAATGCGCTTTCACGTGATCTTGAAACATCTACAGAGAAAAGTGTACCTCCGACTTATCGATCA TCTCTAAAGAATTACAAGACTCTGATATCGAGTCACGACGAACTTCCCGGTCACATAACTTGCATCTCGCCTAAACCAGAGGAAAATGTATTGGACACGTTGTCCACCACTCCTGAATACAACAATCATCTGTACGGTTCGACGCCAGATTCGAGCGAGTATTTTCTAAGCAACTTCGACAGAAGTAAATTTCGTCCAAGACCATCTGGAAGGAATTTGAACATGTTCAAGAACGATCCTCAATTGTTGAATCAGCTTGAAACTCATGGACTGAACTATGACCCTGGTCGAGGACAAGTGGAGGATGATTACGTTGGTCCTGCCATGGAGcta ATTTTTGCTTGGTCCACTATCGATTATACGTACGACAGTATCGAGGCTAGGGATTCGGCCATCTTCGTCGGAGATTTCATCGCGGAGAATAATCTACCTCTTGGCCTTGAGATTTGGAAGAACAAGGTCTTCATCACGCTTCCAAAATGGAAAGATGGAATTCCAGTTACGTTGGCCTATGTTCCTAAGAACTCGAAGACGAAGAGTCCAAAGTTGAGACCCTATCCGGACTGGGGATGGCATCAGCCAG GTAACTGCGAGGGTTTAACATCGGTCTTCAGGGTCCAAGTCGACGAGTGTGATCGCCTCTGGGTGCTGGACTCCGGCAAGGTGGACGTAGCAATGGGTGGGAAACAAGTCTGTCCTCCGGCCATCTTCATCTTCGATCTGAACACAGACACTTTAATCAGGAAGTACATTCTACCGGAAGATCAAGTGAAAGAAGATTCTTTATACACAAACATCGTCGTTGACATCAGGAATGAAGACTGTAATTCAGCAGTGGCCTACGCCTCCGATGTCTTCAGATACGGACTACTAGTCTACGACTTCTTCAAGGACTCCTCCTTCAGATTTCAACACCACTATTTCTACCCAGATCCCTTGGCCTCCAAATACGAGCTCCATGGTGTGAAATTCCAATGGACAGACGGTATCTTCGGAATCGCTTTGAGTCCTGTGGACATCCACAACGACAGGACCTTGTTTTTCCATCCCATGTCCAGTTTCCGCGAGTTTGCGGTCTCCACATCTATCCTGAGGGACAAGAAAACGGTCGAAGACAACACGGATTACTTCATGCCCATTGGCAGACCCAGAGCCAAGGACTACGGCCATTCTTCAGGGTCTGTGGTAGACAGGAACGGTGTGATGTTCTTCAACATGGTCACCAGAGACTCTGTCTGGTGCTGGGACACCAGGAAGGAATATATCCCTCAGAACCTTGGTGTCATTGGCACCAGTAATTTATCTTTAGTCTTTCCAAACGATATCAAGGTCGATCATGAATACGATCAAAATGTCTGGTTACTTTCTAACAGACTGGCCACGTATCTTTATGGAAGCGTGGATAGCAGCAAGGTTAATTACAGAGTGTTCAAGGCTAATGCCAAAGAAGCTATCAAGGATACTGTATGCGATCCTAATCACGTGGTGTTTAGTTCTGAACACGGTTACGACGAGACATGCTGA